Sequence from the Paenibacillus tundrae genome:
CATATTGAGCCCACACAATTGCTTGAATCAGCATTTCCGGCTTGAACACATGCCCTTCCCCATTCGCCGTAGATTGAGAGCCAAGAAGGAAGTCTTCTGCATCTAATGGCATGATGACATCTTCGTTATGTCTCAATTCGCATCCTATGCATTTCCAGCCTCTAGAAGTCTGAATCCATTTCTGCAGCACAATCGGAGCTAATCCTGAGCCCTTGCTGCGATCCAACCGTTGCTTATCGGAAACTTGGTGTCTAAACGATTGAGAATACGTATTGCGAACAAATAGTTCTGCTGCCTTCTTATAAATCAAATGTACCTGAATGGATGCGTTCTCAAGTTCTGCGATATCTTGTTTGCCGTAGCGTACTTCACGGGATAAGCTTTCTTCTCTCATGACAAGTGGCCTCCTCGCTCCGACCGTATACGGCCATAGTTGTAAGGAATAGACATTGTTCTTATTCTTACAATTATACTACAACTCATGACAACATGTGCAGAACACACAAGAATTATGTCAGGGATTCCATTATCTATATCATACATAGTTAAGGCCCATAACATACCTACATTGAGTTGAGAGTGTACGAACCGACGAAGTTTCTCTACATGCTTTCCTGGTATCTTAAAACAAAAAGCTCTCGATTTCCAGTGAAATCAAGAGCTTTTGTCCATTACCTGCTTCGAAATTGGGATTCAAATTGAATTACATCAATCAGTCAACCCAATGCTCTGCCCAGTCCTGAATTTGATTCATAACCGGCTGAAGCGCCTTACCTTTCTCTGTCAACTCGTATTCAATACGAACCGGCGTCTCTGGATACACATGACGGATTAGAATGCCTTCACTTTCCAGATCCTTCATCCGCTCGGATAACATCTTGTCACTCATTGATGGAATGAGGTTGGAAATATCCTTAAATCGCTTAGACCCACTCATCAACGTTTGAATAATTAGACCGTTCCAACGTTTACCCAAAAAGGAAAACGCGGTTTCAAAACGCGGACACATCCGCAAATCTTGGCCTTCCACATTAATCACCTCTTTAGAGATCACTACACTTACGTTTTGTTAGTATATTTCATAATAACATATTTGAGAGCTAAAGGAAACGCCTCTCGCTAAAAACTTTCAATTGGATAAACCGGTTCCATCTTCTTTGATGATATTACACAGTATACCATTACATGGGGCTGAAGAACCATGGGAAATATCGTCTCACGTTCTTACAACTAAATTACCCAAAAAGAACCCTACTGCCACAGTCCTACAGACTTGGAGAAGGGTTCTTCGGTATACCGCTACATTTATCCATTCACGAGAGATTGCGGCTTAGACCAGCACGCCACCAAATGGTCTTACAGGTTCGCTCTTACCGAATTCCGGCTTGAAGCTACGGGCAGGGTATGCCCATTTCACTGCATTGCTGATCACTCTTAAAATTTCCGGTTTGTAATAGGTCGGGTATGTCTCATGGCCTGGTCGGAAATAAAAGATCTTACCTTCGCCGCGTCGGAACGTGCATCCGCTCCTGAATACCTCTCCACCCTGGAAATTACTCACAAATACCAGTTCATCCGGTACTGGAATATCGAAGAATTCTCCGTACATTTCTTCTTTTTCCAATACAATCTTATCTTGGATGCCGTCCGCAATCGGATGGGATGGATTGACACACCATACGATCTCCTGCTCGTCAGCTACACGCCATTTCAGATCGCAGCTTGTGCCCATCAGTGCTTTAAACGGTTTGGAGAAGTGACCGGAGTGTAGCACGATCAGTCCCATGCCGTTTAACACGCGCTGTGTTACCTTCTGCGAAACTTCATCGCTTACGCGATCATGTGCCATATGTCCCCACCATATAAGCACATCCGTGGAATTCAGCACCTCATCACTTAACCCGTGTTCAGGCTGATCCAGTGTAGCTGTTCGAATCACAAAACCTTCGCCGCCAAGTCCGTCAGCCAATGCTCTATGGAGACCGTCTGGGTAGACTTCTCTAACTTCATCGTGAATTTTCTCATGGACAAATTCATTCCAAATGGTGACGTTGATCATCATTGATTTCCCCCTAATGTAGCTCTAAACCCACCACATGTCGCCCAGCGGTTCTTCAATTAATACCTGCTGGAGATTCTGTACGGCTTTAGAGAATCCTTCTTCAACCGACATCAGACCGTCTTCGTGTTCAATACTTACAACATAATCATATCCGACAAGACGCAGAGCGCTCATAATATCTGCCCACGTTTTGTTATCATGTCCATAACCAACCGAGCGGAACTGCCAAGCTCGATCCAGCATGTTTGTATAATCTTGCATATCCGTTACACCGTGTTTATTCACGTTGATTGGATCAATGGTTGTATCTTTCGCATGGAAGTGATGGATTGCGCCTTCACGTCCGAGAATGTGAATTGCCTGTACAGGATCAATTCCTTGCCACCACATATGACTCGGGTCAAGGTTAGCTCCAATGACTTCCCCTGCTGCTTCACGCAGTCTGAGCAATGTAGCAGGTGTGTGTACTGAGAATCCGCCGTGCAGCTCCAGACCTACTTTAACATTGCGATCTGCGGCGAATTTACCCCATTCTGTCCAGTAAGGAATAACTTTGTTCTCCCATTGCCACTTCAGAATTTCTTGGAAGTCATTCGGCCATGGTGCAACAGGCCAGTTCGGATATTTAGCATCCTCATGATCACCTGGACAGCCGGAGAATGTATTTACTACAGGTACTTCCAGCTTCTCAGCCAGCTCTACTGTTTTGACGAAGTCATCATGGAATCCTTTAGCAATATCCTTTTGTGGATGCAATGGGTTACCGTGACAGCTCAGTGCGCTGATCATCAAACCACGTGATTCCACTGCATTCTTGAAGTTTTTCAGTGCAGCTGGATTATCAAGCAATTCTGCTGGATTACAATGAGCGTTCCCTGGGTGTCCTCCTGTACCAATCTCAACGGCTTTTAACCCTTTGGATGCCACATAATCAAGTGCGTCTTCTAATTTACGTCCTCCGAATAGTACCATAAATACGCCGAGTTTCAAGTGCGATTCCTCCCTAGAATAAATGTCGTATAGTTGCTAATTCGTTCATTTGCATAAATAACCGTTCAGATCACTTACTTGTATCGTTTATTGTGGAAAATGAAGATCATTTCTATCCCTTTAGGATTCAAAATAAACGGCTTTTCCGGTTTGAGCCGATTCATAGATCGCCTCAAGAATCTGAGTTACAACAAGAGCTTGCTCTGGTTTAACGACAGGCTCTTTGTCTTCAATAATCGCTTCAAGCCACATTCTAGCTTCGCGATCTGCTTCATTCTCAGCACTGCCGCTGTAGAAAGCCACTCCACCTGCATCCAGATCAACCTTCGTTTCGTACAACCGGCTTCGCTTCTCACCATTGATTCGCAAACCATCCTGCATATCAGCACCGCCTTCAGTACCACACAGCAATGATTTGGCTTCACCAAACTCGGCAACATTCAATGCCCAACTTGACTCAATGATGATCGTAGCTCCATTCTGCATGGTGATAAAACCGAATGCCGAATCCTCCACCTTGAATTGTTCTGGATCCCACGGTCCAAAAGCATTTGCCGCATTTTCACGCTGACCAAGCTTGTGGAAGGTAGAACCCATAACACTCTTCGGTTTGTAATTGTCCATTAGCCATAGTGTCAGATCCAGTGCGTGAGTACCAATATCGATTAATGGACCGCCACCCTGTTTCTCTTCATCCAAAAACACACCCCAGGTTGGAACAGCCCGTCTGCGAAGGGCAATTGCCTTACCAAAGTAAATATCCCCTAACTCGCCATCCTCACACATCTGCTTCAAATACTGACTATCGCTGCGGAAGCGGTTCTGGTACGCAATCGATAACTTCTTACCAGTACGTTGTGCCGCCTCGAGCATCGCTTTAGCCTGTTCAGACGTCTTCGCCATCGGTTTCTCACACATCACATGTTTACCAGCTTCCAGAGCGGCTACAGTAATGACGGAATGTGAATCGTTCGGCGTACACACATGAACCACATCAATACTCTCATCCTTCAGCAACTCATGATAATCCGTGTACACTTTGGCGCCCTCTACTCCGAATTCAGCTGCCGCCTCTTCAGCGCGTTCTTTCACAATGTCACAGAAAGCAACCATTCGACCCTGAGATTGTTTGGACAGACTCGGCATATGTTTTCCTTTGGCAATACCGCCACAACCAACAATAGCTATGTTAAGTACTTTAGACATGGATCGATCCTCCGTTAGCGGCATATTGGCGAATCCAGTTCATGCTGTTCTCAATGCTTAGTAATGATGGATTCTGACATTCATCCTGTTCCACCACAAGCCATTCAGCTCCAGCCTGCTCTGAGGCTACAGCAACCGCTTCCAAGTCTACTTCCCCCTGGCCGAATTCAACGGTTAACACCCGCCCTTCTGAGCGGCTCATGTCTTTCCAGTGCACCAGTGGAAGACGTCCTGCATACTTCGCAATCACTTCCGTCGGTGGATATCCAGCAGCATGCGCCCAACATGTGTCCAGCTCTACCTGTAGGTGAGAAGCAGGAACGGTCTCGTACATCGCGTACAGTGCCGGACGACCCTCGACTTGCGCTGTAAATTCAAAATCATGATTGTGATAGAAGAGCACCAGATTCTCTGCTGCGATCTTCTCACCGATTGCATTCAGCGAAGCAAATACGTCGTCCCACTGTCGCTGTTCCTCTGACAAATAAGGCACGATTAAGTTCCGATTGCCAAGTTCTTTGTGATAAGCGATAACCGCATCCAAATCTTCTTTCAAGCTATTATATTGCACATGTGTACCTACAATTTCCAATCCGAGTTCATTTACGAGAGCTCTGACTTCCTCTGCGCTGTGTCCATAGAAATTATGGAATTCCACACCCTGGTAGCCGAGCTCCGCAATCTTAGCAAGCGTTCCTTTAAAATCGCGTTCCAGTTCATCCCGTACGGTGTATAACTGTAGTCCGATCTTCAACATTTCCTGCTTCACCTCATCTGAAATCAATTAGTGGATGGTACAGTCTCCGTCTGATTGTCATCTGTTTTGGTTGCTGCATTGTATTCATAGTTACTTTCAAGCAAAATGTGTTTGCCCTCAAGAGACGAGCGCTGGAATGCATGCATAGCTTCTAGTACATGGTATGCCAGTTTGCCACTTGCTTTGTTCTCGCGTCCGGCACGAATGGACTCAACCATCTCGTTTACACCAAGACCACGCTCATTTTGACCACTTTCAAATATCGGTGTAACCGTCTCCCACGTATCCTGACCGTATTTGCGAAGCTTCACTTCTCCATTAAAATAGTTCGGGTCAGGTACACTGAGCGTGCCTTCTGTACCGTAAATTTCAATGCGTGGCAGATCTGAAGCGCCCCGAATATCGAAGCTTGTAATCATCGTTGCAATGGCACCACCATTAAAATCAATGGTTCCCGCAAGATGCGTTGGTGTTTGTACTTGCAACGATGTACCTTCCTTAGGACCAGAACCAATCTTACGATCTACAATCTGAATCCCTGCCGAAGAACTAATTCTACGAATGGATCCAAGCAATGTTACTAAGGCTGTGAGGTAATATGGCCCCATGTCAAACATAGGCCCGCCCCCATCCATATAGAAGAATTCTGGATTCGGATGCCATGCTTCTGGACCACCACCCATGAAGAAGGAAGTAGCTGCAATCGGCTTACCAATCAGGCCGTCTTCAATCGCTTGACGAGCCGTCTGAATACCTGATCCGAGGAATGTATCCGGTGCTGAGCCAACATAGAGTCCTTTTTCTTCAGCCAGTTCAATGACTTTGCGACCATCTTCTATAGAAATAGCTAGCGGTTTCTCAGCATACACATGCTTACCTGCCTCAAGAGCAGCTATGTCCGTCATTGCATGACTTCCAGGAACAGTCAAGTTGATGACAAGCTCAATTTCCTTATTTTGCAGCAACTCATCTACATTGTAAACGTTTGCGATATTAAATTCATCTGCCCGTTCTTGTGCGCGTTCACGAACCAGATCCGCTACAGCCACAACCTCAATGACGGGACTTTTCTTCAGATTCTCCAGATAAATGGCGCTAATATTACCGCACCCTATGATGCCTGCTTTCATTTTGTCCACGTTGACGTTCATCTCCTTACATATCGTGAGAAGCTGTTTTTATTAAATTGTAATTACTATATCTTAAATCTAATACTATGGTATTCCTTTTTGGCTTCAATTAAAATGAATAATATGATCGAAACATGAACTATCTGGTCATAATTTTTGATTTGCAAGGAGTATGCCTATGCCGACCGATCATTCCTGCCAGGTTCTCACGGCAGGCTTCTCATTTCACCGTAAACCCTATGCTATGGTACAGCCCGATGGGGTCAAGAACTACTTGATGAGGCTTCAGACGGATGGACGTTGCAGGGCTCGTGTAGATGGTGCTATGTCACTAGTTGATGCGGGCGATCTGCTTATTTTTAGCCCAGACGAACCTTATGAACTGAAAATAGACAATGAGCTTAATCCTATGGGAGAACGTCTCGTCGAGAGTGGAGATTATCATGTCTTCTTCAATGGCTCTTGGGTGGATGAATGGTGGAAACGACACAAACGGCCAAACCGGATTAAGGTGGAACTTTCGGAAAGCCTGCTTACGCTGTTTCGCCAGCTCGTCTTAGAGCAACGCCGGATTTCCAACCCTTATCCCGAGATTGCAAGTTATTATATGCGTATCCTATGCCTCGAGAGCGATCGGCTATTATCTGAACATCCGACCATTACGAATACGAATTATGTAGCTTATGAGATTAAAAGTTATATTGAAGAGAACGCGTCCTCGTTGTTTAAGCTTGAGGATGTTGCTTCTTCTGTGGGGATCAGTGTTTCGCGGTGTGTTCATCTCTTTAAAGAAGCGTTTGGCAAAAGCATTATGCAATATACGCTGGATGTGCGGCTGAACATGGCCAGGGAACGGATTATCTTCAGTCCGATGACCCTGGAACATGTGGCCGAATCCTCCGGTTTTAACAATTATACGTATTTCCACCGTGTATTCCGCTCCCGTTTCGGCATGTCACCTAAGGAGTTTCGCATTATCCATCGGGAGCAGATGTAACATCCAAATACTGAACATACTGTGAGTACGTATAATACACGCTAGAAACGTCTTCGCTTTATTCCCATACTGCTAGATGTGAAGAAGCTAGTAGTCTTTTTTTGAAAAACTTTGATTAAGTCCAGATGATGGTCAGTTATATGCTGTACTCTAAAACTTATTTCCTTGAAGCAATAGCCTCTGATACAACCATAGCCAGATCATCGTTGCCAAACATCGATAGAACACCCAGCACCGTATCATCCGGAATATCACCGGCCTCCTCCTTGGATACAACCAGTTTTAGCACCTGCTGTAAACGCTCGTTGCTCTGCTGATCTGGGTAGGCTTGCCGGTACATCTCTTCCGGGTTCAACCCTTGATTGACACACCACTGAGCAAAAACCAGAATCATCATTTCTTCTTCCTGTTTATAACTTTCAACGACAGCTTCCTCAATCTGTTTGCTGCGTTCTTTCTCATACTCGTCCATACGTTACTCCTCCTAATGTGTACACTATGCCAGATTACTTACGAATCAATTGTTCAGCGAGCTCATGACTCTCCATGACATGGCTTGCACTGATCAGACAATCATCAGGTGTTTCCATAGAAGCAAGGAAATGATCTACCGCCCCAGCAAAGCCTCTTCGAGCCAAAATACCATCCCAGCTACCAAATACCTCTTGCTGTTCAAGTCCACCGCGTTCCGCATATCTGGCTATTTCCATGTTAACGACTTCCACAGATCTCCCTCTACCGTGCAGCTCAATCTTCTCTAGATCTGCGCCAGCCTCGCGCACCATATCATATCTTCCGTAGGCTGTTCTTCCAAGCTTCACCGCGCCGGACGCATGAAGTAGCCTGTCTGTATCGGTTTTACGAATCCAATGTTGAAGCAACTCGACATCGCCGTCTGAATACCAATATAACAAATCGAGCATGTGAATAAGATCATCATAAATGGTTTCCGCCGAGGGACGATCCTGAATGCCTGTCCGATGCTTCGTCACGGTTAAAGAATCATAGCCTCCACCGGCACGCATCCATTCTTTGGCCTTTTGATACATGGGAGCGAATCTGCGGTTAAAGCCTACACCTAGCAGCAAGCCTTGCGCTTCTGCAAAAGCGGTCATCTCTTCAGATTCACGCAGCTTATACGACAGCGGTTT
This genomic interval carries:
- a CDS encoding Gfo/Idh/MocA family protein translates to MDTTKRTRVGIIGLGGIASKVYLPLLSTHSKVEIAGVMNRSIERVENVQQAYRLNNGTTDIKELLSWELDAVFVHTATEAHFEIVMQCLEQGLAVYVDKPLSYKLRESEEMTAFAEAQGLLLGVGFNRRFAPMYQKAKEWMRAGGGYDSLTVTKHRTGIQDRPSAETIYDDLIHMLDLLYWYSDGDVELLQHWIRKTDTDRLLHASGAVKLGRTAYGRYDMVREAGADLEKIELHGRGRSVEVVNMEIARYAERGGLEQQEVFGSWDGILARRGFAGAVDHFLASMETPDDCLISASHVMESHELAEQLIRK
- a CDS encoding Gfo/Idh/MocA family protein, with amino-acid sequence MDKMKAGIIGCGNISAIYLENLKKSPVIEVVAVADLVRERAQERADEFNIANVYNVDELLQNKEIELVINLTVPGSHAMTDIAALEAGKHVYAEKPLAISIEDGRKVIELAEEKGLYVGSAPDTFLGSGIQTARQAIEDGLIGKPIAATSFFMGGGPEAWHPNPEFFYMDGGGPMFDMGPYYLTALVTLLGSIRRISSSAGIQIVDRKIGSGPKEGTSLQVQTPTHLAGTIDFNGGAIATMITSFDIRGASDLPRIEIYGTEGTLSVPDPNYFNGEVKLRKYGQDTWETVTPIFESGQNERGLGVNEMVESIRAGRENKASGKLAYHVLEAMHAFQRSSLEGKHILLESNYEYNAATKTDDNQTETVPSTN
- a CDS encoding sugar phosphate isomerase/epimerase family protein yields the protein MKLGVFMVLFGGRKLEDALDYVASKGLKAVEIGTGGHPGNAHCNPAELLDNPAALKNFKNAVESRGLMISALSCHGNPLHPQKDIAKGFHDDFVKTVELAEKLEVPVVNTFSGCPGDHEDAKYPNWPVAPWPNDFQEILKWQWENKVIPYWTEWGKFAADRNVKVGLELHGGFSVHTPATLLRLREAAGEVIGANLDPSHMWWQGIDPVQAIHILGREGAIHHFHAKDTTIDPINVNKHGVTDMQDYTNMLDRAWQFRSVGYGHDNKTWADIMSALRLVGYDYVVSIEHEDGLMSVEEGFSKAVQNLQQVLIEEPLGDMWWV
- a CDS encoding ThuA domain-containing protein gives rise to the protein MINVTIWNEFVHEKIHDEVREVYPDGLHRALADGLGGEGFVIRTATLDQPEHGLSDEVLNSTDVLIWWGHMAHDRVSDEVSQKVTQRVLNGMGLIVLHSGHFSKPFKALMGTSCDLKWRVADEQEIVWCVNPSHPIADGIQDKIVLEKEEMYGEFFDIPVPDELVFVSNFQGGEVFRSGCTFRRGEGKIFYFRPGHETYPTYYKPEILRVISNAVKWAYPARSFKPEFGKSEPVRPFGGVLV
- a CDS encoding winged helix-turn-helix transcriptional regulator, coding for MCPRFETAFSFLGKRWNGLIIQTLMSGSKRFKDISNLIPSMSDKMLSERMKDLESEGILIRHVYPETPVRIEYELTEKGKALQPVMNQIQDWAEHWVD
- a CDS encoding sugar phosphate isomerase/epimerase family protein — its product is MLKIGLQLYTVRDELERDFKGTLAKIAELGYQGVEFHNFYGHSAEEVRALVNELGLEIVGTHVQYNSLKEDLDAVIAYHKELGNRNLIVPYLSEEQRQWDDVFASLNAIGEKIAAENLVLFYHNHDFEFTAQVEGRPALYAMYETVPASHLQVELDTCWAHAAGYPPTEVIAKYAGRLPLVHWKDMSRSEGRVLTVEFGQGEVDLEAVAVASEQAGAEWLVVEQDECQNPSLLSIENSMNWIRQYAANGGSIHV
- a CDS encoding Gfo/Idh/MocA family protein — translated: MSKVLNIAIVGCGGIAKGKHMPSLSKQSQGRMVAFCDIVKERAEEAAAEFGVEGAKVYTDYHELLKDESIDVVHVCTPNDSHSVITVAALEAGKHVMCEKPMAKTSEQAKAMLEAAQRTGKKLSIAYQNRFRSDSQYLKQMCEDGELGDIYFGKAIALRRRAVPTWGVFLDEEKQGGGPLIDIGTHALDLTLWLMDNYKPKSVMGSTFHKLGQRENAANAFGPWDPEQFKVEDSAFGFITMQNGATIIIESSWALNVAEFGEAKSLLCGTEGGADMQDGLRINGEKRSRLYETKVDLDAGGVAFYSGSAENEADREARMWLEAIIEDKEPVVKPEQALVVTQILEAIYESAQTGKAVYFES
- a CDS encoding AraC family transcriptional regulator gives rise to the protein MPTDHSCQVLTAGFSFHRKPYAMVQPDGVKNYLMRLQTDGRCRARVDGAMSLVDAGDLLIFSPDEPYELKIDNELNPMGERLVESGDYHVFFNGSWVDEWWKRHKRPNRIKVELSESLLTLFRQLVLEQRRISNPYPEIASYYMRILCLESDRLLSEHPTITNTNYVAYEIKSYIEENASSLFKLEDVASSVGISVSRCVHLFKEAFGKSIMQYTLDVRLNMARERIIFSPMTLEHVAESSGFNNYTYFHRVFRSRFGMSPKEFRIIHREQM